The following are encoded in a window of Acidobacteriota bacterium genomic DNA:
- a CDS encoding CPBP family intramembrane metalloprotease — translation MDEHQATLPLPPGPPAAALAAGPGALVMPRWWAALQVFLVSGIPTQLAAASAVAFGAGIPLIDPASGGIAFEFIAVVSLVDTALIALLIRLFLILSSEQSGPVFVGTRPIKGEVLLGLALLPVAFLAVTGVVLLIRAVAPGLHTVSKSPFEAYMASPLTAGIFLLVAVLAGGVREELQRGFILHRFEQRLGGVRLGLALFTILFGALHVDQGLDVAIAVGLLGLFWGVMYIRRQSVVLSMVNHASFNAAQVLQAVLARTLGA, via the coding sequence GTGGACGAGCACCAGGCTACGCTGCCGCTGCCGCCCGGCCCGCCGGCAGCGGCGCTCGCCGCCGGCCCCGGCGCCCTCGTCATGCCCCGCTGGTGGGCGGCGCTCCAGGTCTTCCTCGTGTCGGGCATCCCGACGCAGCTCGCCGCCGCGTCGGCCGTGGCGTTCGGCGCCGGCATCCCGCTCATCGATCCGGCGAGCGGCGGCATCGCCTTCGAGTTCATCGCCGTCGTGAGCCTGGTCGACACCGCGCTCATCGCGCTCCTGATCCGCCTCTTCCTGATCCTGAGCAGCGAGCAGTCGGGACCGGTGTTCGTCGGCACGCGTCCCATCAAGGGCGAGGTGCTCCTCGGCCTCGCGCTGCTGCCGGTCGCCTTTCTGGCCGTCACGGGCGTCGTGCTGCTCATCCGGGCCGTGGCGCCCGGCCTGCACACCGTGTCGAAGAGCCCGTTCGAGGCCTACATGGCCTCGCCGCTCACGGCCGGCATCTTCCTGCTCGTGGCCGTGCTGGCCGGCGGCGTGCGCGAGGAGCTGCAGCGGGGGTTCATCCTCCACCGGTTCGAGCAGCGGCTCGGCGGGGTGAGGCTCGGGCTCGCGCTCTTCACCATCCTGTTCGGCGCGCTCCACGTCGATCAGGGCCTCGACGTGGCGATCGCCGTCGGGCTGCTCGGCCTCTTCTGGGGCGTGATGTACATTCGCCGCCAGTCGGTCGTGCTCTCGATGGTCAATCACGCCAGCTTCAACGCCGCGCAAGTGCTGCAGGCCGTCCTCGCCAGAACGCTCGGCGCCTGA